Proteins co-encoded in one Streptomyces sp. NBC_01283 genomic window:
- a CDS encoding Zn-ribbon domain-containing OB-fold protein, with the protein MADATTSTTEPLLTPTIDTDGAPFWQYAAQGELRIQACTACGELRFPPRPCCPHCQSFDSEWRRMSGRGRIWSYVRPHPPLLPAYAAQAPYNAIIVELADAPHIRLVGNLVAAPEAALNSVDPDRLRIGAKVQVAFTDVDGIAMPRWLLERP; encoded by the coding sequence ATGGCAGACGCGACAACCTCGACGACCGAGCCCCTGCTGACCCCCACCATCGACACGGACGGCGCCCCCTTCTGGCAGTACGCCGCCCAGGGCGAACTGAGAATCCAAGCCTGCACCGCCTGCGGCGAGCTCCGGTTCCCGCCCAGGCCCTGCTGCCCCCACTGCCAGTCCTTCGACAGCGAGTGGCGCAGGATGAGCGGCCGGGGCCGCATCTGGTCCTACGTCCGCCCGCATCCGCCCCTGCTCCCCGCCTACGCCGCGCAGGCCCCGTACAACGCGATCATCGTCGAGCTGGCCGATGCCCCGCACATCCGTCTCGTCGGCAACCTCGTCGCCGCCCCGGAGGCCGCGCTGAACTCCGTCGATCCCGACCGTCTCCGCATCGGGGCGAAGGTGCAGGTCGCGTTCACCGATGTGGACGGCATCGCGATGCCCCGCTGGCTCCTGGAGCGGCCATGA
- a CDS encoding TetR family transcriptional regulator, which translates to MTGQVRTVDGRVAGRRGQATRQKLLDCLSEMLSSSPYRDVKVIDVARKAGTSPATFYQYFPDVEGAVLEIAEQMAAEGAELTQLLDGRSWVGKAGWQTAQELVDGFLDFWRKNDAILRVVDLGAAEGDKRFYKLRMKILNSVNNSLTDTVKELQSKGKVDKDVNPAAMAGSLVAMLAAVASHQRGFQTWGVKQTELKPNLALLVHLGVTGKKPTK; encoded by the coding sequence ATGACAGGACAGGTACGTACCGTCGACGGCCGCGTGGCCGGTCGGCGCGGTCAGGCGACGCGTCAGAAGCTGCTCGACTGCCTCAGCGAGATGCTCAGCTCCTCGCCCTACCGGGACGTCAAAGTCATCGACGTCGCCCGGAAGGCGGGGACTTCACCCGCGACCTTCTATCAGTACTTCCCCGACGTCGAGGGCGCCGTCCTCGAGATCGCCGAGCAAATGGCGGCCGAGGGAGCCGAGTTGACCCAGCTCCTCGACGGCCGTTCATGGGTCGGCAAGGCGGGGTGGCAGACCGCACAGGAGCTGGTCGACGGCTTCCTCGACTTCTGGCGCAAGAACGACGCGATCCTCCGGGTCGTCGATCTGGGCGCCGCGGAGGGCGACAAGCGCTTCTACAAGCTCCGCATGAAGATCCTGAACTCGGTCAACAACTCCCTTACGGACACGGTCAAGGAGCTCCAGTCCAAGGGGAAGGTCGACAAGGACGTCAACCCCGCGGCGATGGCGGGCTCCCTCGTGGCGATGCTCGCCGCGGTCGCCTCGCACCAGCGGGGCTTCCAGACCTGGGGCGTCAAGCAGACCGAACTGAAGCCGAACCTCGCACTGTTGGTGCATCTGGGCGTAACAGGCAAGAAGCCGACGAAGTAG
- a CDS encoding acetyl-CoA acetyltransferase has protein sequence MPTTHSSNPGETVARPRKVAVVGISLSDCGRVDEATPYALHAQAARRALADSGLGREVIDGVASAGLGTLAPVEVAEYLGLKPRWVDSTSVGGSTWEVMAAHAADAIAAGRANAVLLVYGSTARADIKARRRTSNLSFGARGPLQFEVPYGHSLISKYAMAARRHMHEYGTTLEQLASVAVQARANAATNPDAMYRDPITVDEVLDGPMIADPFTKLHCCIRSDGGCAVLLAAEEYVADCASTPVWVLGTGEHVSHTTMSEWEDFTVSPAAVSGRLAFERAGVRPQDVDVAEIYDAFTYMTLVTLEDLGFCAKGEGGAFVEKGRLLRDGELPTNTDGGGLSAQHPGMRGLFLLVEAVRQLRGEAGDGRQVRKAGGRLPEVAVASGTGGWFCSSGTVVLGRG, from the coding sequence ATGCCAACTACCCATTCCTCCAACCCTGGTGAGACGGTGGCCCGCCCGCGCAAGGTGGCCGTCGTCGGCATATCCCTCTCCGACTGCGGGCGCGTGGACGAGGCCACGCCCTACGCCCTGCACGCCCAGGCGGCCCGCCGCGCCCTGGCCGACTCGGGCCTGGGCCGCGAGGTCATCGACGGCGTCGCGTCGGCGGGCCTGGGCACGCTCGCCCCGGTCGAGGTCGCCGAATACCTCGGCCTGAAGCCGCGCTGGGTCGACTCCACCTCCGTCGGCGGCTCCACCTGGGAGGTCATGGCGGCGCACGCGGCGGACGCGATCGCGGCGGGCCGCGCCAACGCCGTCCTCCTCGTCTACGGATCGACGGCCCGTGCGGACATCAAGGCGAGACGGCGCACGTCGAACCTCTCCTTCGGCGCGCGCGGCCCCCTCCAGTTCGAGGTCCCCTACGGCCACTCCCTGATCTCCAAGTACGCGATGGCCGCGCGCCGCCACATGCACGAGTACGGCACGACGCTCGAACAGCTCGCCTCCGTGGCGGTCCAGGCACGGGCGAACGCCGCGACCAACCCGGACGCGATGTACCGCGACCCGATCACGGTCGACGAGGTCCTCGACGGCCCGATGATCGCGGACCCGTTCACCAAGCTGCACTGCTGCATACGTTCCGACGGCGGCTGCGCGGTGCTCCTGGCGGCGGAGGAGTACGTGGCCGACTGCGCCTCCACCCCCGTCTGGGTGCTCGGCACCGGCGAGCACGTCTCGCACACGACGATGTCGGAGTGGGAGGACTTCACGGTCTCCCCGGCGGCGGTGAGCGGCCGCCTCGCGTTCGAACGGGCCGGGGTGCGTCCACAGGACGTGGACGTCGCCGAGATCTACGACGCCTTCACCTACATGACCCTGGTGACGCTGGAGGACCTGGGTTTCTGCGCGAAGGGCGAGGGCGGCGCGTTCGTGGAGAAGGGCCGCCTGCTGCGGGACGGCGAACTCCCGACCAACACGGACGGCGGCGGCCTGTCGGCCCAACACCCCGGCATGCGGGGCCTGTTCCTGCTGGTGGAAGCGGTACGGCAACTGCGGGGCGAGGCAGGCGATGGCCGCCAGGTACGGAAGGCGGGAGGAAGGCTGCCGGAGGTGGCGGTGGCATCGGGGACGGGCGGGTGGTTCTGCTCGTCGGGGACGGTGGTGCTGGGGCGGGGGTGA
- a CDS encoding GNAT family N-acetyltransferase encodes MASSPPSSPYPRWQLTSDLDEFLSRAGAFLRSAPAPHTALLSVTDMLRTRGLHVYGESDPLFGIRTGGDGARGPREASVSGAFLWTPPHFLALSPLADEAAADELAEVLADAGLEPAGVGAESATAAAFSAAWERRTKADAAVSFPQRLYRLGTLTPPDPSPEGSARVATDADRALLARWHGEFHEAIGEKAGMDAGEWADARISYGGVTLWEAPDGTPVAMAGNTRQVAGQVRVAPVYTPAHLRGRGYAGAVTTAVSRAALAAGAAEVLLFTDVGNPTSNELYQRLGFRPVRDFTQYSFTR; translated from the coding sequence ATGGCTTCCTCTCCGCCCTCCTCTCCGTACCCTCGCTGGCAGTTGACCTCCGACCTCGACGAGTTCCTCTCCCGCGCGGGTGCCTTCCTGCGCTCGGCGCCCGCCCCGCACACCGCGCTGCTCAGCGTCACCGACATGCTGCGGACGCGAGGGCTCCATGTGTACGGGGAGAGCGACCCCCTCTTCGGGATCCGCACCGGCGGTGACGGAGCGCGGGGGCCACGGGAGGCTTCCGTGAGCGGTGCGTTCCTGTGGACCCCGCCGCACTTCCTAGCCCTGAGTCCGCTCGCGGACGAGGCCGCCGCCGACGAGCTCGCCGAGGTTCTCGCCGACGCGGGTCTGGAACCTGCCGGGGTCGGGGCCGAGAGCGCCACGGCAGCAGCGTTCTCTGCGGCCTGGGAGCGGCGGACGAAAGCCGACGCCGCCGTCAGCTTCCCCCAGCGGCTGTACCGCCTCGGCACCCTCACCCCGCCCGATCCCTCCCCGGAGGGCAGCGCGCGCGTCGCCACCGACGCCGACCGGGCGCTGCTCGCGCGCTGGCACGGCGAGTTCCACGAGGCCATCGGGGAGAAGGCCGGGATGGACGCCGGCGAGTGGGCCGACGCCCGCATCTCCTACGGAGGCGTCACCCTCTGGGAGGCTCCCGACGGCACCCCCGTCGCCATGGCGGGCAACACCCGCCAGGTCGCGGGCCAGGTCCGGGTCGCCCCCGTCTACACCCCGGCCCACCTGCGCGGGCGGGGCTACGCGGGCGCGGTCACCACGGCGGTGAGCCGTGCCGCGCTTGCGGCGGGCGCGGCCGAGGTGCTGCTCTTCACGGACGTCGGCAACCCCACGAGCAACGAGCTGTATCAGCGGCTGGGGTTCCGCCCGGTGCGGGACTTCACGCAGTACAGCTTCACGCGCTGA
- a CDS encoding Zn-ribbon domain-containing OB-fold protein — protein MSTKASATPPTASSAAPLAPRFDLPEPDAFTRPYWDAAAEGNLLIRRCGGCGKAHHYPREFCPYCWSEDVTWERASGHATLYTWSVVHRNDLPPFGSRVPYVAAVVDLAEGPRMMTEIVDREESEHELRIGMALEVAFREEGEDKGGVVVPVFRRVR, from the coding sequence GTGAGCACCAAGGCCTCGGCCACGCCCCCGACCGCATCCTCGGCCGCACCTCTGGCCCCGCGTTTCGACCTCCCCGAGCCGGACGCCTTCACCCGCCCCTACTGGGACGCGGCGGCCGAGGGAAACCTCCTGATCCGCCGCTGCGGCGGGTGCGGCAAGGCGCACCACTACCCGCGCGAGTTCTGCCCCTACTGCTGGAGCGAGGACGTCACCTGGGAGCGGGCGAGCGGCCACGCCACGCTCTACACCTGGTCCGTGGTGCACCGGAACGACCTGCCGCCGTTTGGCTCCCGCGTCCCGTACGTCGCCGCGGTCGTCGACCTCGCCGAAGGTCCGCGCATGATGACGGAGATCGTCGACCGTGAGGAGAGCGAGCACGAACTCCGGATCGGGATGGCGCTGGAGGTCGCGTTCCGCGAGGAGGGGGAGGACAAGGGGGGTGTGGTGGTGCCGGTGTTCCGGCGGGTGCGGTGA
- a CDS encoding acyl-CoA dehydrogenase family protein, translating to MDAAFTAEQEEIRRTLRELVTKRCGPDEVKAAVRTPAGHDSALWSALAEQLGLPGIAVPEAYGGVGCGSAELALGSEELGRALAPSPLFATAALVAPLLQRLGTDGQRSELLPRIATGGLTAALAVPGTGLATALGLVGDNLGDWSGGGRAGGVQAKLADGVWRLYGQAEQVLDGHSAGLLLVAAHTGGFARSRTLLYLVREGAAGLVRARQTSLDETRPQARVELRDVEAELLGTADDADVPGALAAVGDVAATVLAAEAVGAADRALERTVEYVKQREQFGRPIGSFQAVKHRLADVYVQVQAARSAAYYAAWATGDGSEQVGGLALAQSLDALRTAASEAVQLHGGIGFTWEHEAHLYFKRASSDELLFGPGHLLRARAAERADLFTPAQPTATVAV from the coding sequence ATGGACGCCGCCTTCACCGCGGAGCAGGAAGAAATCCGCCGCACCCTTCGTGAGCTCGTCACCAAACGCTGCGGGCCGGACGAGGTGAAGGCCGCGGTCCGCACCCCCGCCGGACACGACTCCGCCCTCTGGTCCGCGCTCGCCGAACAGCTCGGCCTGCCCGGCATCGCCGTCCCCGAGGCGTACGGGGGAGTGGGGTGCGGCTCGGCGGAGCTCGCCCTCGGCAGCGAGGAGCTCGGCCGCGCCCTCGCCCCCTCACCCCTCTTCGCCACCGCCGCGCTCGTCGCCCCGCTCCTCCAGCGCCTGGGCACCGACGGGCAGCGGTCGGAGCTGCTGCCCCGCATCGCGACGGGCGGTCTCACCGCGGCGCTCGCCGTGCCCGGCACCGGGCTCGCCACCGCGCTCGGCCTGGTCGGCGACAACCTCGGCGACTGGTCCGGCGGAGGCCGTGCGGGCGGCGTGCAGGCCAAGCTCGCGGACGGCGTCTGGCGGCTCTACGGCCAGGCCGAGCAGGTCCTCGACGGGCACAGCGCGGGGCTGCTCCTGGTGGCCGCGCACACCGGGGGCTTCGCCCGTTCCCGTACGCTCCTCTATCTCGTACGCGAGGGGGCCGCCGGACTCGTGCGGGCCCGGCAGACATCCCTCGACGAGACCCGCCCGCAGGCCCGGGTCGAACTGCGCGACGTGGAAGCCGAGTTGCTCGGCACCGCCGACGACGCGGACGTGCCGGGCGCGCTCGCCGCCGTCGGTGACGTCGCCGCGACCGTGCTCGCCGCGGAGGCCGTGGGCGCGGCGGACCGGGCCCTTGAGCGGACCGTCGAATACGTCAAGCAGCGCGAGCAGTTCGGGCGGCCGATCGGCTCCTTCCAGGCGGTCAAGCACCGCCTCGCGGACGTGTACGTACAGGTGCAGGCCGCGCGGTCGGCGGCGTACTACGCGGCGTGGGCGACCGGGGACGGCTCCGAGCAGGTGGGAGGGCTCGCGCTCGCGCAGTCCCTCGACGCGCTGCGGACCGCCGCGTCGGAGGCCGTGCAGCTGCACGGCGGCATCGGGTTCACCTGGGAGCACGAGGCGCATCTGTACTTCAAGCGGGCGTCGAGCGACGAACTCCTGTTCGGCCCCGGGCACCTACTGCGGGCCCGCGCGGCGGAACGCGCCGACCTGTTCACGCCCGCACAGCCGACGGCGACGGTGGCCGTCTGA
- a CDS encoding flavin-containing monooxygenase, translating into MADTTPPQAPQQDRPVYVVGGGPGGLSVAAALRARGVRAVVLEKSDRVGASWRTHYDRLHLHTTRRLSALPGLAIPRSFGRWVSRDNVVRYLEKYAEFHELEIVTGVEVSRLERSADGTGWLLHASGGRELTGSAVVIATGYNHTPHLPDWPGRDTYSGELVHASAYRDPRPYEGKDVLVVGVGNTGAEIAVDLVAGGAARVRLAVRTAPHIVRRSTAGWPAQRTGILCRRLPVALVDRLAGPIAKVSVPDLSAQGLPRPDTGLYSRVKEGAIPVQDVGLIDAVRKGKVEPVAAVDSFEDGKVVLADGTRIVPEAVIAATGYRRALEPLIGGLGVLDAQGSPLVRGARTSKSAPGLYFTGFTNPISGMLREMALDAEKIAKAVARTARTLSTSR; encoded by the coding sequence ATGGCCGACACCACTCCCCCACAAGCGCCACAGCAAGACCGCCCTGTGTACGTCGTCGGCGGCGGACCCGGCGGGCTCTCCGTCGCGGCTGCGCTGCGTGCCCGCGGCGTCCGTGCGGTCGTGCTGGAGAAGTCCGACCGCGTCGGCGCCTCCTGGCGCACGCACTACGACCGCCTGCACCTGCACACCACGCGCCGCCTCTCCGCGCTGCCCGGACTCGCGATACCGCGCTCCTTCGGGCGCTGGGTGTCACGTGACAACGTGGTCCGCTACCTGGAGAAGTACGCCGAGTTCCACGAGCTGGAGATCGTCACCGGCGTCGAGGTGTCCCGCCTGGAGCGCTCCGCCGACGGCACCGGCTGGCTGCTGCACGCCAGCGGCGGACGCGAGCTGACGGGCAGCGCGGTGGTGATCGCCACCGGGTACAACCACACGCCCCACCTGCCGGACTGGCCCGGCCGCGACACGTACTCGGGCGAACTCGTGCACGCGAGCGCCTACCGCGACCCGCGCCCCTACGAGGGCAAGGACGTCCTGGTCGTGGGCGTCGGCAACACCGGCGCCGAGATAGCCGTCGACCTCGTCGCGGGCGGCGCGGCCCGCGTCCGCCTCGCGGTGCGCACTGCGCCGCACATCGTGCGCCGCTCCACGGCGGGCTGGCCCGCGCAGCGCACGGGCATCCTGTGCCGCAGGCTGCCCGTCGCGCTCGTGGACCGGCTCGCGGGCCCGATCGCCAAGGTCAGCGTCCCCGATCTGTCCGCGCAGGGGCTGCCCCGCCCCGACACCGGCCTGTACTCCCGGGTCAAGGAGGGTGCGATCCCGGTCCAGGACGTGGGCCTGATCGACGCGGTGCGCAAGGGCAAGGTCGAACCGGTCGCGGCCGTCGACTCCTTCGAGGACGGCAAGGTCGTCCTGGCCGACGGCACCCGGATCGTCCCCGAGGCGGTCATCGCGGCCACGGGCTACCGCCGCGCCCTGGAGCCGCTCATCGGCGGCCTCGGCGTACTCGACGCGCAGGGCAGCCCGCTCGTCCGCGGCGCCCGCACCTCGAAGTCGGCCCCCGGCCTCTACTTCACCGGGTTCACGAACCCCATCAGCGGGATGCTGCGCGAGATGGCACTGGACGCCGAGAAGATCGCGAAGGCGGTGGCGAGAACGGCGAGAACACTGAGCACCAGCCGCTGA
- a CDS encoding nitroreductase family deazaflavin-dependent oxidoreductase, which yields MAPGVRLMQKVSSTRTFAKIAPHFIPAMDRTVHRLTRGKVLLSAKMLPGVILTVRGAKSGLPRRTPLACMPEDAGSWILIGSNFGRPGHPAWTGNLIAHPDADVSWRGADIPVRARLLAGEERKAAWEAVLKFWPPYATYQSRVDREIRLFRLERRTE from the coding sequence ATGGCCCCCGGTGTGCGCCTGATGCAGAAGGTGTCGTCCACCCGGACCTTCGCGAAGATCGCCCCGCACTTCATCCCCGCGATGGACCGCACGGTGCACCGCCTCACGCGCGGCAAGGTGCTGCTCAGCGCGAAGATGCTGCCGGGGGTGATCCTGACCGTGCGCGGCGCCAAGAGCGGGCTTCCCCGGCGCACTCCCTTGGCCTGCATGCCGGAGGACGCGGGGAGTTGGATTCTGATCGGCTCCAATTTCGGCCGCCCGGGGCATCCCGCCTGGACCGGCAACCTCATCGCCCATCCGGATGCCGACGTGAGCTGGCGGGGTGCGGACATCCCGGTCAGGGCACGGCTGTTGGCGGGGGAGGAACGGAAGGCGGCTTGGGAGGCGGTGCTGAAGTTCTGGCCGCCGTACGCGACGTACCAGTCCCGCGTGGACCGGGAGATCCGGCTGTTCCGCCTGGAGCGGCGCACGGAGTAG
- a CDS encoding pyridoxal 5'-phosphate synthase, which translates to MDDSDTRPDDTAHGRALLRSLRVWDTELPPFDLEGAPDAPLALFWQWFVDVAEAGQVEPHTMSLATVDEAGRPDLRTLMLHDADEAGWHFGSHSGSAKGRQLAGNPEAALGFYWPVQGRQVRVRGRVTTASATESRADLARRSPGALASALVGRQSEVLPSYGDLVAASQAAWEHAQADPDAPAPSWTLYVLEPAEVEFFQGEARRRHVRLRYVRGTDGGWAKELLWP; encoded by the coding sequence ATGGACGACTCCGACACCCGGCCCGATGACACCGCCCACGGCCGTGCCCTCCTCCGTTCCCTCCGTGTCTGGGACACCGAGCTGCCCCCGTTCGACCTGGAGGGCGCCCCCGACGCCCCGCTGGCCCTCTTCTGGCAGTGGTTCGTGGACGTCGCCGAGGCGGGTCAGGTGGAGCCGCACACCATGAGCCTGGCGACGGTCGACGAGGCGGGCCGACCGGACCTGCGCACGCTGATGCTCCACGACGCGGACGAGGCCGGCTGGCACTTCGGTTCGCACTCCGGCAGCGCGAAGGGTCGCCAGCTCGCGGGGAACCCGGAGGCCGCGCTCGGTTTCTACTGGCCCGTGCAGGGCCGCCAGGTCCGGGTGCGGGGCCGGGTCACGACGGCGAGCGCCACCGAGAGCCGCGCCGATCTCGCCCGCCGTTCGCCCGGGGCACTGGCGTCGGCGCTGGTCGGCAGGCAGAGCGAGGTGCTGCCGTCGTACGGGGACCTGGTGGCCGCGAGCCAGGCGGCCTGGGAGCACGCGCAGGCGGACCCGGACGCCCCGGCGCCGAGCTGGACCCTGTACGTGCTCGAACCGGCGGAGGTCGAGTTCTTCCAGGGCGAGGCGCGGCGCAGGCACGTGCGGCTGCGGTACGTGCGGGGGACGGACGGCGGCTGGGCCAAGGAGCTGCTGTGGCCGTGA
- a CDS encoding enoyl-CoA hydratase/isomerase family protein — MTAAASALRTETDKDTGVAVVTLDRPARHNAIDPETAEQLTSTWREFRFDDSVRAIVLTGAGEKAFCTGIDRDTDVPQPGSPYSMDDPLLTIGPKANDLWKPLIAAVNGMACGGAFYLLGEAEFIIAAEHATFFDPHTTYGMVSAYEAILMAQRMPIGEVARMSLMGTAERISARRAYETGLVSEVTASTDLLTAATRAAEVIAACPTEPVQGTVRALWSAKEAARTQALAQAPHLIALGNLPPERQAGLFTGRSPGFRTR, encoded by the coding sequence ATGACGGCTGCCGCGAGCGCCCTGCGCACGGAGACCGACAAGGACACGGGCGTCGCGGTCGTCACCCTCGACCGCCCCGCCCGGCACAACGCCATCGACCCCGAGACAGCCGAGCAACTCACCTCCACCTGGCGGGAGTTCCGCTTCGACGACTCCGTACGCGCGATCGTCCTCACCGGCGCCGGGGAGAAGGCGTTCTGCACCGGCATCGACCGCGACACGGACGTCCCGCAGCCCGGCTCCCCGTACTCGATGGACGATCCGCTCCTGACCATCGGACCCAAGGCGAACGACCTGTGGAAGCCGCTCATCGCCGCCGTAAACGGCATGGCGTGCGGCGGCGCCTTCTATCTCCTGGGCGAGGCGGAGTTCATCATCGCCGCCGAGCACGCCACGTTCTTCGACCCGCACACCACCTACGGGATGGTCAGCGCGTACGAGGCGATCCTCATGGCGCAGCGCATGCCGATCGGCGAGGTCGCCAGGATGTCGCTGATGGGCACGGCCGAGCGGATCTCCGCCCGGCGGGCGTACGAGACGGGCCTGGTCTCCGAAGTCACCGCGTCCACCGACCTGTTGACGGCCGCCACCCGTGCGGCCGAGGTCATCGCCGCGTGCCCGACCGAGCCGGTCCAGGGCACCGTGCGAGCGCTCTGGTCGGCGAAGGAGGCTGCCCGCACCCAGGCCCTGGCCCAGGCGCCGCACCTCATCGCGCTCGGCAACCTGCCCCCGGAGCGGCAGGCGGGCCTCTTCACGGGCCGCAGCCCCGGCTTCCGTACGAGGTGA
- a CDS encoding PQQ-binding-like beta-propeller repeat protein has translation MVDQLTQHDPRRIGPFEVLGRLGAGGMGLVYLARSASGRRVAIKTVRTELAEDQLFRVRFTREVEAARAVSGFYTAAVVDADPRAAVPWLATAYVPAPSLEEIVNEHGPLPTQAVRWLAAGVAEALESIHGAGLVHRDLKPSNVLVVEDGPRVIDFGIASGVSNTRLTMTNVAVGTPAYMSPEQAKDSRSVTGASDVFSLGSMLVFAATGHAPFHGANPVETVFMLLREGPDLAGLPDELRPLIETCMQMEAVLRPSPADLQAQLAPHLFASESEDGDSGTASAWLPERAVALIEARRGGRPPARAALASSGRSGGRGGAPAVAPPPPRHAPPAPPTQPPPFGAVPDAGPVHLAGAKVPIGPGPRVADARAAVSSVPVDTGLAASWSRSRAVTNGADPVVPAPAAAPDAGAAWRPWRFRMSNDVWGTPAVAGNLVYVTSFEVHALDVGTGRRSFKTRDVAWSMGVADGRIHASDGPTLYALDGADGTDLWRLNTDAWVYSLQADRGTVVTGTRGGGVQAWEAANGEKLWEITGAQTDFETPEAGPVVHDGTVYVWKDARLRALEARTGDERWSYPVGDAASCGGVPVRLAPAQDGYVYVSAGTRVLAIDVVGGHVRWHFEAPAAFLCPPAFAPGPAVTGGGVYLADYLGTVYALDATDGRDRWRIATESRASIEPVLVADGHVHVGSGKGLYTLDAVTGTPKWRFQAGGEVVGTPVVADRRIHFGSTDHLLYTLKADDGRLRWKLATGGEITGAPVVRDGVVYACSKDRCVYALDAERGTGTARS, from the coding sequence GTGGTGGATCAGCTGACGCAGCACGATCCGAGGCGGATCGGTCCGTTCGAGGTGCTCGGCCGGCTCGGAGCCGGTGGCATGGGCCTTGTCTACCTCGCGCGCTCCGCGTCAGGGCGGCGCGTGGCGATCAAGACGGTCAGGACCGAGCTCGCCGAGGACCAGCTGTTCCGCGTCCGCTTCACGCGCGAGGTCGAGGCGGCACGGGCCGTGTCCGGTTTCTACACGGCCGCCGTCGTGGACGCCGACCCGCGCGCGGCCGTGCCGTGGCTGGCCACCGCCTATGTGCCCGCCCCCTCGCTCGAAGAAATAGTGAATGAACACGGGCCGCTGCCCACCCAGGCCGTGCGCTGGCTCGCGGCCGGCGTCGCCGAGGCCCTGGAGTCCATCCACGGCGCGGGCCTCGTCCACCGTGACCTCAAGCCGTCGAACGTCCTCGTGGTGGAGGACGGCCCGCGTGTGATCGACTTCGGCATCGCGTCCGGCGTCTCCAACACCCGTCTGACCATGACGAACGTCGCCGTCGGCACGCCCGCCTACATGTCGCCCGAGCAGGCGAAGGACTCGCGCAGCGTCACCGGCGCCAGCGACGTCTTCTCGCTCGGCTCGATGCTCGTCTTCGCCGCCACCGGGCACGCGCCCTTCCACGGGGCGAACCCCGTCGAGACCGTCTTCATGCTGCTGCGCGAGGGTCCTGACCTGGCAGGACTCCCGGACGAGCTCCGTCCGCTCATCGAGACCTGCATGCAGATGGAGGCGGTGCTGCGGCCCAGCCCCGCCGACCTCCAGGCCCAGCTCGCCCCGCACCTCTTCGCCTCGGAGAGCGAGGACGGCGACAGCGGCACGGCGTCCGCCTGGCTCCCGGAGCGGGCCGTCGCGCTCATCGAGGCCCGCCGAGGCGGGCGTCCGCCCGCGCGGGCCGCGCTCGCCTCATCGGGCCGCAGCGGCGGCCGAGGCGGCGCCCCCGCCGTCGCCCCACCCCCTCCGCGGCACGCACCGCCGGCCCCGCCGACGCAGCCGCCCCCCTTCGGGGCCGTGCCGGACGCCGGGCCCGTGCACCTCGCGGGGGCGAAGGTGCCGATCGGACCCGGCCCCCGGGTGGCCGACGCACGCGCCGCCGTCAGCTCGGTGCCCGTCGACACCGGGCTCGCCGCCTCCTGGTCGCGGTCCAGGGCCGTGACGAACGGCGCCGACCCCGTGGTGCCCGCCCCCGCCGCCGCGCCGGACGCGGGGGCCGCCTGGCGGCCGTGGCGCTTCCGGATGTCGAACGACGTCTGGGGTACGCCCGCCGTCGCGGGGAACCTCGTGTACGTCACGTCCTTCGAGGTGCACGCCCTGGACGTCGGCACGGGCCGCCGCAGCTTCAAGACCCGGGACGTCGCCTGGTCCATGGGCGTCGCCGACGGACGCATCCACGCCTCGGACGGCCCCACGCTCTACGCCCTCGACGGCGCCGACGGCACCGACCTGTGGCGTCTGAACACCGATGCCTGGGTGTACTCCCTGCAGGCTGACCGCGGCACCGTCGTCACCGGGACGCGCGGCGGCGGCGTACAGGCCTGGGAGGCCGCGAACGGCGAGAAGCTCTGGGAGATCACCGGGGCCCAGACCGACTTCGAGACCCCCGAGGCGGGACCCGTCGTCCACGACGGCACGGTCTACGTCTGGAAGGACGCGCGCCTGCGCGCCCTGGAGGCCCGCACGGGCGACGAGCGCTGGTCGTACCCCGTCGGCGACGCGGCATCCTGCGGCGGCGTCCCGGTGCGGCTCGCCCCCGCCCAGGACGGGTACGTGTACGTGTCCGCGGGCACCCGGGTCCTCGCGATCGACGTGGTCGGCGGGCATGTCCGCTGGCACTTCGAGGCACCCGCCGCCTTCCTGTGCCCGCCCGCGTTCGCGCCGGGCCCCGCCGTCACCGGCGGCGGCGTGTACCTGGCCGACTACCTCGGCACCGTGTACGCCCTCGACGCCACGGACGGCCGTGACCGCTGGCGCATCGCCACGGAGTCCCGGGCGTCGATCGAGCCGGTGCTCGTCGCCGACGGGCACGTCCACGTCGGCAGCGGCAAGGGGCTCTACACCCTGGACGCGGTGACGGGCACGCCGAAATGGCGCTTCCAGGCCGGCGGCGAGGTCGTCGGCACACCCGTCGTCGCCGACCGGCGGATCCACTTCGGGTCGACGGACCACCTGCTGTACACGCTCAAGGCGGACGACGGCCGCCTGCGCTGGAAGCTGGCCACGGGCGGCGAGATCACCGGGGCGCCGGTGGTGCGGGACGGCGTCGTGTACGCGTGCAGCAAGGACCGGTGCGTGTACGCGCTGGACGCCGAGCGGGGGACCGGCACGGCTCGGTCGTAG